In the genome of Phycisphaerales bacterium, one region contains:
- a CDS encoding PEP-CTERM sorting domain-containing protein, with protein MRKLLLSLVCASAVATANAAIINIDLAGWEAWGGYGNVDNTTLSIPLPAGAEIVAAEYIDLVYTAEGASWRSELVLSLNDGPSGDFWDSDIAGAPGSPGAFGPVSGPFANPGLFSSGPFTVSTGELFVTVYDTFNDADRDQLITSGTLRVEWVPEPASFALLGLGALALFRRR; from the coding sequence ATGCGGAAGCTATTGCTTTCACTGGTATGCGCGTCGGCGGTTGCGACCGCGAACGCGGCGATCATCAACATTGATCTGGCGGGCTGGGAGGCCTGGGGCGGCTACGGCAACGTGGACAATACGACGTTGTCGATTCCTCTGCCTGCCGGCGCCGAGATCGTTGCGGCCGAGTACATCGACCTCGTCTATACAGCCGAGGGTGCGAGCTGGCGCAGTGAACTCGTCTTGTCGCTGAACGACGGTCCGAGCGGTGATTTCTGGGATAGCGATATTGCGGGCGCTCCCGGCAGTCCCGGCGCTTTTGGTCCGGTCAGTGGCCCATTCGCGAACCCGGGTCTCTTCAGCAGCGGTCCCTTCACGGTCTCGACCGGCGAACTGTTCGTCACGGTCTATGACACCTTCAACGACGCTGACCGTGATCAGCTCATCACCTCCGGCACGCTGCGGGTCGAGTGGGTGCCCGAGCCGGCCAGCTTCGCGCTGCTCGGTCTGGGCGCGCTGGCGCTGTTCCGCCGCCGCTAG
- a CDS encoding DUF502 domain-containing protein, which produces MAEQPSETPGSDPKSDRGTTAGFSLWRLLRGRITTGIFTILPILVTLWVVRLIFVWMRDSSQWIVRKWLLSYVESNSREPPPFFRRISFDWETWQAWERARMPDRYDYFLDLMPWYWRLSVEVTCVLLTIFVLYLIGLFAANLFGRRIIEAIERLVDRLPLIKTIYRLPKQVISTFQAQQAQSFRKAALIPFPQEKMRCVGFITNTFVDSITGEELCTVFIPTTPNPTTGYLQVLKRRDLTELNWTIEDSIRMIMSGGILKPDFVTLVPNKNLPDDVPEGVGASALPPPEAPPPPPGPLSAPGA; this is translated from the coding sequence GTGGCTGAGCAACCGTCTGAGACGCCTGGGTCGGATCCGAAGTCGGACCGCGGCACAACCGCCGGGTTCAGCTTGTGGCGGCTTCTGCGGGGCCGGATCACGACCGGCATCTTCACGATTCTTCCGATTCTCGTCACGCTCTGGGTGGTTCGGCTGATTTTCGTATGGATGCGCGATTCATCCCAGTGGATTGTGCGGAAGTGGCTGTTGAGTTACGTCGAGAGCAACAGCCGTGAACCTCCGCCTTTCTTCAGGCGGATTTCCTTCGACTGGGAAACGTGGCAGGCGTGGGAGCGCGCGCGCATGCCCGACCGCTACGACTATTTTCTCGACCTGATGCCTTGGTACTGGCGGCTCAGTGTCGAAGTGACATGCGTGCTGCTCACGATCTTCGTCCTGTACCTGATCGGGCTTTTCGCTGCGAACCTCTTCGGACGTCGCATCATTGAAGCCATCGAGCGGTTGGTGGATCGGCTGCCACTGATCAAGACTATCTACCGCCTGCCGAAGCAGGTCATCTCCACGTTCCAGGCGCAGCAGGCCCAGAGCTTTCGGAAGGCAGCGCTCATCCCGTTCCCGCAGGAAAAGATGCGCTGCGTCGGCTTCATCACGAACACCTTTGTCGACTCCATCACCGGGGAGGAACTCTGCACCGTCTTCATTCCGACGACCCCGAACCCGACGACCGGCTACCTGCAGGTGCTGAAGCGGCGTGACCTTACCGAACTCAACTGGACGATCGAGGATTCGATCCGCATGATCATGTCGGGCGGCATTCTCAAGCCGGATTTCGTAACCCTCGTTCCCAACAAGAACCTCCCGGACGACGTGCCCGAGGGCGTAGGTGCTAGCGCCCTGCCACCGCCGGAGGCACCACCGCCGCCGCCCGGCCCCTTGTCTGCCCCTGGCGCCTAG
- a CDS encoding nucleotide pyrophosphohydrolase has translation MADDHTTVAALREQVARFVAEREWQPYHDPKNLSMALAIEAAELMEHFQWVRSDELSAVVADPARRAEIADEVADVTCFLLAFVNALGVDLSAAVDQKLRKNKVKYPVEQFRGRYYKPGRERTDT, from the coding sequence ATGGCCGATGACCATACGACCGTGGCGGCGCTGCGCGAGCAAGTCGCGCGCTTCGTTGCCGAGCGGGAGTGGCAGCCCTATCACGACCCGAAGAATCTCTCCATGGCCCTCGCGATCGAGGCCGCCGAACTCATGGAGCATTTCCAGTGGGTTCGCAGTGACGAGCTGTCGGCGGTGGTGGCCGATCCGGCGAGACGCGCCGAGATTGCGGATGAAGTGGCGGACGTGACCTGCTTCCTGCTGGCCTTCGTCAACGCCCTCGGCGTCGACCTCTCTGCGGCGGTGGACCAGAAACTGCGCAAGAACAAGGTGAAGTACCCCGTCGAGCAATTCCGCGGTCGTTATTACAAGCCAGGCCGTGAGCGCACGGATACCTGA
- a CDS encoding WD40 repeat domain-containing protein, translated as MAGMSADGYVRIWNLRGGRGRREVGHSPGVVAWSPDGHQFATFGEDQRLVLYDAASEKPIWEQRVASPREWASDLAFSPDGRVLACSGASTDIEFRDVATGEIISAIYTHQGRAGRIAWSPNGRQLASLGTDQFLRVWEPETGTMLLELLVGTSEVVMGTLFAIAFSPDGRQVAASARDCAIRVWNVDDGQLLHTLTGHEDTIGGLCYTSSGDRIISNSLDGTVRVWDLHSGAGLQTMRGARFRLRHLALAPDDRHLFSAGDDLRLWDIHTGRQVLKLTDQSCFRIALSPDGKRLLGCLEGGTIVIWDGSPLP; from the coding sequence GTGGCGGGCATGTCAGCCGACGGCTACGTGCGGATCTGGAATCTGCGTGGTGGCCGCGGGCGGCGGGAAGTGGGCCACAGTCCAGGTGTTGTCGCGTGGTCTCCCGACGGCCATCAGTTCGCGACCTTCGGCGAGGACCAACGCCTCGTTCTTTACGACGCCGCTTCCGAGAAACCGATTTGGGAACAGCGCGTGGCATCCCCGCGCGAGTGGGCCTCTGACCTCGCGTTCAGCCCAGATGGACGCGTGCTCGCTTGTTCCGGTGCCAGCACAGACATCGAGTTCCGCGACGTGGCAACCGGAGAGATCATCAGCGCCATCTACACGCACCAAGGCCGTGCCGGCCGGATCGCCTGGTCGCCGAATGGCCGCCAGCTCGCGAGTCTCGGCACCGACCAGTTCCTGCGTGTCTGGGAGCCGGAGACCGGCACGATGCTGCTGGAGCTCCTCGTCGGAACGAGCGAGGTCGTCATGGGTACCCTCTTTGCGATCGCCTTCAGCCCCGACGGCCGGCAGGTCGCAGCATCGGCCCGCGACTGCGCCATTCGGGTCTGGAACGTGGACGACGGCCAACTCTTGCACACTCTGACCGGACACGAAGATACGATCGGGGGCTTGTGTTACACGTCTTCCGGGGATCGCATCATCTCCAATTCGCTCGACGGCACCGTGCGCGTGTGGGATCTGCACAGCGGCGCGGGCCTCCAGACGATGCGCGGCGCGCGCTTTCGACTGCGGCATCTGGCCTTGGCACCCGACGACCGCCACCTGTTCTCGGCCGGGGACGACCTGCGTCTCTGGGACATCCACACCGGCCGCCAAGTACTCAAATTGACCGATCAATCGTGCTTCCGCATTGCCCTCAGCCCTGATGGGAAACGCCTGCTCGGTTGCTTGGAGGGGGGCACGATCGTGATTTGGGACGGCTCACCACTGCCCTGA
- a CDS encoding sigma-70 family RNA polymerase sigma factor produces the protein MPGSGTMPDFECILGRARVGDDDALAELLERFGPATRGELKLAARWQGEIDLDDVMQITYVDAFLRIGSCVAQHEATFQAWLVQIARHNLLDAIRGLEADKRPPVTRRITSGSNGDSYVQLCELLGGSTSTPSRTVSREELRTHIDAAIQRLPADYAQVIRLMDLEGHSGVETAARMGRSRAAVHMLAGRARERLRELLGSATRFF, from the coding sequence ATGCCGGGCAGTGGCACGATGCCGGACTTCGAGTGCATTTTGGGTCGGGCGCGGGTGGGGGACGATGATGCCCTCGCAGAATTGCTGGAGCGGTTCGGCCCCGCCACACGTGGCGAACTCAAGCTCGCCGCCCGCTGGCAGGGCGAAATCGACCTCGATGATGTCATGCAGATCACCTATGTGGATGCGTTCCTCCGCATCGGAAGCTGCGTCGCCCAACACGAAGCAACCTTTCAGGCCTGGCTGGTCCAGATCGCCCGCCACAACCTCCTGGACGCAATTCGCGGCCTGGAGGCGGATAAGCGACCCCCCGTCACCCGGCGCATTACATCGGGCAGCAACGGGGACTCCTACGTCCAACTTTGCGAGTTGCTGGGTGGGTCGACCTCCACGCCCAGCCGCACGGTGTCACGCGAGGAACTTCGAACCCATATCGACGCTGCCATCCAAAGGTTGCCGGCGGACTACGCCCAGGTGATCCGGTTGATGGACCTGGAGGGCCACTCGGGCGTGGAAACCGCCGCGCGCATGGGTCGTTCCCGGGCTGCGGTGCACATGCTGGCCGGCCGGGCCCGCGAGCGCCTGCGGGAGCTGCTGGGGAGCGCAACCCGGTTTTTCTAG
- a CDS encoding sodium-dependent transporter, giving the protein MAPGTERWATRVGVILAVAGSAVGLGNFLRFPGQAAANGGGVFMIPYFISLLLLGIPICWAEWTMGKYAGQHGFRSCPAVFAVLGRHKFWRFAGVLGLLVPVIIYMYYVLIESWCLGYALTYLFGGVDLGNDPSKYAEESGRFFSSITGDKTQGLMFQGALHYSVWVWIAVFSLNFILIYRGISKGIERFCMIAMPLMAICALCVLVRVLTLGTPNPNLPDQNVINGLGAMWNPKGTDGGSDWAALWNPQVWLAAAGQVFFSLSVGFGVIINYSSYLRRKDDVVLSGLTGASTNEFFEVCLGGLITIPAAFIFLGTAGVMASGFGLGFNTLPVVFEYMPGGRIFGFLWFFMLFLAAITSSLSMLQPAIAFLEEALGIGRKASVTILGVITALGSFFVLYFSEGLTALDTMDFWVGTFLIFVLATIQVVLFAWVFGAKRGWAFANEGAQLHLPRAFVFVIQYITPTFLLIVFALWSYHQLPESARKIADSPVAQMSLGVIIAVAIFFTLLTAIAGPRWRAEAADKDRGFPVRTEN; this is encoded by the coding sequence ATGGCTCCAGGAACGGAACGCTGGGCGACCCGCGTGGGCGTCATTCTCGCCGTTGCGGGTTCCGCCGTCGGCCTCGGAAATTTCCTGCGTTTTCCCGGCCAGGCCGCAGCCAACGGCGGCGGCGTCTTCATGATCCCGTACTTCATCTCTCTGCTGCTGCTCGGCATTCCGATCTGCTGGGCCGAGTGGACGATGGGCAAGTACGCCGGGCAACACGGCTTTCGTTCGTGTCCGGCCGTCTTTGCGGTTCTGGGGCGGCACAAGTTCTGGCGCTTCGCGGGTGTGCTCGGCCTGCTCGTGCCGGTCATCATCTACATGTACTACGTGCTGATCGAGTCGTGGTGCCTTGGCTACGCCCTGACCTACCTGTTCGGGGGGGTCGACCTGGGCAACGATCCGTCGAAGTACGCGGAGGAGAGCGGCCGGTTTTTCAGCTCCATTACCGGCGATAAAACTCAGGGCCTCATGTTTCAGGGGGCCCTGCACTACAGTGTGTGGGTTTGGATCGCGGTTTTCTCGCTCAACTTCATCCTGATCTACCGCGGTATTTCGAAAGGCATCGAGCGCTTCTGCATGATCGCGATGCCACTCATGGCGATTTGTGCGCTGTGCGTGCTGGTGCGCGTGCTCACGCTGGGGACGCCCAACCCGAACCTGCCCGACCAGAATGTCATCAACGGCCTGGGCGCCATGTGGAACCCCAAGGGCACAGACGGCGGCAGCGATTGGGCGGCCCTTTGGAATCCGCAGGTCTGGCTGGCGGCCGCCGGCCAGGTCTTCTTCAGTCTCTCGGTCGGCTTCGGGGTGATCATCAACTATTCCAGCTACCTGCGACGGAAGGATGACGTGGTGCTTTCCGGACTCACCGGCGCCTCGACCAACGAGTTCTTTGAGGTCTGCCTGGGCGGGCTCATCACCATCCCGGCCGCATTCATCTTCCTCGGCACGGCCGGTGTGATGGCGAGCGGGTTCGGCCTCGGCTTCAACACACTGCCCGTTGTGTTCGAGTACATGCCCGGTGGTCGCATCTTCGGTTTCCTGTGGTTCTTCATGCTGTTCCTGGCGGCCATCACGAGTTCGCTGTCGATGCTGCAGCCGGCCATCGCGTTCCTCGAGGAGGCGCTCGGCATCGGGCGCAAGGCGAGCGTGACGATCCTCGGCGTCATCACGGCACTCGGCTCGTTCTTCGTGCTGTACTTCAGCGAGGGGCTGACCGCCCTCGACACGATGGACTTCTGGGTCGGCACATTCCTGATCTTCGTGCTGGCGACCATCCAGGTAGTGCTCTTCGCATGGGTCTTCGGAGCCAAACGCGGGTGGGCGTTCGCGAATGAGGGCGCGCAGCTCCACCTGCCGCGCGCCTTCGTGTTCGTGATCCAGTACATCACACCCACTTTCCTGCTGATCGTGTTCGCCCTCTGGTCCTATCATCAGTTGCCCGAATCAGCCCGGAAGATCGCGGACAGCCCGGTTGCCCAGATGTCGCTGGGTGTCATTATCGCCGTTGCCATCTTCTTCACCCTGCTCACAGCGATCGCCGGTCCGCGCTGGCGCGCTGAAGCCGCCGACAAGGACCGGGGCTTCCCGGTACGCACGGAGAACTAA
- a CDS encoding sugar transferase produces MYLALKGFCDRLTAAVVLLFLAPLMLWITWRIRRDGHPAIFRQVRAGLRARPFHLLKFRTMRVDTDPYGDSPQARDDPRITAVGRWLRETSLDELPQLVNVVRGEMSLVGPRPLYLQQIAEWTPRQRGRLLMKPGLTGLAQVRGRGSLTIEEKLALDVEYVEQAGPWLDLRILLETVLGVFRRQDIYERRYSQERERRGDSGSEGPPERPPESR; encoded by the coding sequence ATGTACCTTGCCCTGAAGGGGTTTTGCGATCGGCTGACGGCCGCGGTCGTCTTGCTTTTTCTCGCACCTTTGATGCTGTGGATCACATGGCGTATTCGCCGCGACGGCCACCCGGCCATTTTCCGCCAGGTGCGAGCCGGGTTGCGGGCTCGGCCCTTCCATCTGCTCAAATTTCGAACCATGCGGGTCGACACCGACCCCTACGGGGACTCGCCCCAGGCCCGCGATGACCCGCGCATCACCGCGGTCGGGCGATGGCTGCGTGAAACAAGTCTTGACGAGCTGCCTCAACTGGTCAACGTGGTCCGCGGGGAGATGTCTCTGGTCGGACCCCGGCCCCTCTACCTCCAACAAATCGCGGAATGGACGCCTCGGCAGCGGGGACGGCTGTTGATGAAACCCGGGCTGACCGGACTGGCGCAGGTGCGCGGCCGGGGTAGTCTGACCATCGAGGAAAAGTTGGCGCTCGACGTGGAGTACGTGGAGCAGGCCGGTCCCTGGCTGGATCTGCGCATCCTGCTGGAGACGGTGCTGGGCGTGTTCCGCCGCCAGGATATCTATGAACGCCGGTACTCCCAGGAGCGGGAGCGGCGCGGCGACAGTGGGTCGGAGGGACCGCCGGAGAGACCACCGGAGTCACGGTGA